One genomic segment of Oncorhynchus mykiss isolate Arlee chromosome 10, USDA_OmykA_1.1, whole genome shotgun sequence includes these proteins:
- the LOC118936849 gene encoding carboxypeptidase Z-like isoform X3, whose translation MDTTEYKTSLTVFTLFCVLSICWCAPQRFCQPGDDNSGRCNNRPDVEKPAVCSEINLGYCNDLDYSRTIFPNILGQQSRHEVESGAEYLLLSVIHGLLNGECSPDIRLLGCSVLAPRCQDLPSPAPVKSCRSACEAVRKGCGHAFEGIDMAWPYFLDCDRFFAGEQEGCHDPLAPLRARQEVAFSNLSPDEPSTIIQFTYHSNAQMYSVLKRTAAKCSHISRTYSIGRSTEGKDLLAIEFTDNPGGHELLEPEIKLVGNMHGNEVLGRQLLLYLAQYLCSEYLLGNQRIQTLVNTTRIHILASMNPDGYELAAAEGHELNGWTVGRTNAQNLDLNRNFPDLTSILYRNRRIKRFRTDHIPIPDSYWFGKVASETYAVMKWIRSVPFVQSASLHGGELVISYPFDFSRHLHEERMFSPTPDEQAFKQLARTYADSHASMADNNTERCGASFIRSGGIINGALWYSFPGGMSDFNYLHTNCLEITVELGCDKFPSEEELYPEWLRNKEALLSFMESVHRGIKGVVKDEEGYGIKGASISVRGIRKDVTTAEEGDYWRLMNSGTHIITASAKGYSKVSKRIYLPAHMEKAGRVNFVLKKVPVQPVGPDYHLFLSSSLDTYERFDPYNHFQSYGRSEPGEPREPREPREPREPGMGAEGQEKPWWWNYFTQAGVSAPTWLLRNF comes from the exons ATGGACACAACGGAATATAAGACGTCCTTAACCGTTTTTACCCTCTTCTGTGTCCTGTCGATATGCTGGTGTGCCCCTCAACGGTTCTGCCAGCCTGGAGACGACAATTCGG GAAGATGCAACAACCGTCCAGATGTAGAAAAAC CCGCAGTGTGTTCAGAGATTAACCTGGGTTACTGCAATGACCTGGACTACTCCAG gacCATCTTCCCTAACATCCTAGGTCAGCAGTCTCGTCACGAGGTGGAGTCTGGAGCTGagtacctcctcctctctgtgaTCCACGGTCTCCTCAACGGGGAGTGTTCCCCCGACATCCGTCTGCTGGGGTGCTCCGTACTCGCCCCGCGCTGCCAAGACCTACCCAGCCCCGCACCTGTCAAG TCATGCCGCAGTGCATGTGAGGCGGTGAGGAAGGGGTGTGGCCACGCGTTCGAGGGCATCGACATGGCGTGGCCTTACTTCCTAGACTGTGACCGATTCTTCGCCGGCGAACAGGAAGGCTGTCACGACCCGTTGGCCCCGTTAAGAG ccAGACAGGAAGTGGCTTTCTCCAACCTGTCTCCAGACGAACCCTCCACCATCATTCAGTTCACGTACCACTCCAACGCCCAAATGTACAGCGTTCTGAAGAGGACGGCTGCCAAGTGCTCTCACATCTCCCGCACCTACAG tatcggACGCAGCACAGAGGGGAAAGACCTCCTGGCCATAGAGTTCACAGACAACCCCGGAGGGCAtgaactgt TGGAACCGGAGATCAAGCTGGTTGGCAACATGCATGGCAACGAGGTCCTGGGTCGCCAGTTGCTGCTCTACCTGGCCCAGTACCTGTGTTCCGAGTATCTCCTTGGCAACCAGCGTATCCAGACGCTCGTAAACACCACGCGCATCCACATCCTGGCGTCCATGAACCCCGACGGTTACGAGCTGGCGGCCGCCGAG ggtcACGAGCTCAACGGTTGGACGGTGGGTCGCACCAACGCTCAGAACCTAGACTTGAACCGAAACTTTCCTGACCTTACGTCTATCCTCTACCGGAATCGCAGGATCAAACGGTTCCGCACAGACCACATCCCCATCCCAGACTCTTACTGGTTTGGTAAG gtaGCTTCAGAGACTTATGCAGTGATGAAGTGGATCAGGTCTGTGCCGTTTGTCCAGTCTGCGAGCCTCCATGGTGGAGAGCTGGTGATCTCTTATCCCTTTGACTTCTCTAGACACCTCCATGAAGAGAGGATGTTCTCCCCTACACCTGATgaacag GCATTTAAGCAGCTGGCCCGGACGTACGCAGACTCTCACGCCAGCATGGccgacaacaacacagagag GTGTGGAGCGTCCTTCATCCGGAGTGGAGGCATCATCAACGGAGCTCTGTGGTACAGCTTCCCAGGGG GCATGTCAGACTTTAACTACCTCCACACTAACTGTCTGGAGATTACAGTGGAGCTGGGCTGTGACAAGTTCCCTTCTGAAGAGGAGCTCTACCCAGAGTGGCTCAGGAACAAGGAGGCCCTGCTCAGTTTCATGGAGTCG GTCCACAGAGGTATTAAGGGAGTGGTGAAGGATGAAGAGGGCTATGGAATAAAGGGAGCGTCCATATCTGTCAGGGGAATTCGTAAAGATGTCACCACAG cggaGGAAGGTGATTACTGGAGGTTAATGAACTCAGGAACACACATCATAACAGCATCAGCTAAAGGTTACTCCAAAGTCAGCAAGAGAATTTACCTGCCTGCTCACATGGAAAAAGCTGGGCGGGTCAACTTCGTGCTCAAAAAG gtcccTGTTCAGCCAGTAGGACCAGACTACCACCTGTTTCTCAGCTCCTCCCTGGACACTTATGAGCGCTTCGACCCTTACAACCACTTCCAGAGCTACGGCCGCTCCGAGCCGGGAGAACCCAGGGAACCCAGGGAACCCAGGGAACCCAGGGAACCGGGGATGGGAGCAGAGGGACAGGAGAAGCCGTGGTGGTGGAACTACTTTACTCAGGCAGGAGTCTCTGCTCCCACCTGGCTGCTACGGAACTTCTAG
- the LOC118936849 gene encoding carboxypeptidase Z-like isoform X4 → MDTTEYKTSLTVFTLFCVLSICWCAPQRFCQPGDDNSGRCNNRPDVEKPAVCSEINLGYCNDLDYSRTIFPNILGQQSRHEVESGAEYLLLSVIHGLLNGECSPDIRLLGCSVLAPRCQDLPSPAPVKSCRSACEAVRKGCGHAFEGIDMAWPYFLDCDRFFAGEQEGCHDPLAPLRARQEVAFSNLSPDEPSTIIQFTYHSNAQMYSVLKRTAAKCSHISRTYSIGRSTEGKDLLAIEFTDNPGGHELLEPEIKLVGNMHGNEVLGRQLLLYLAQYLCSEYLLGNQRIQTLVNTTRIHILASMNPDGYELAAAEVEDSNDPEQQPHHNQEVASETYAVMKWIRSVPFVQSASLHGGELVISYPFDFSRHLHEERMFSPTPDEQAFKQLARTYADSHASMADNNTERCGASFIRSGGIINGALWYSFPGGMSDFNYLHTNCLEITVELGCDKFPSEEELYPEWLRNKEALLSFMESVHRGIKGVVKDEEGYGIKGASISVRGIRKDVTTAEEGDYWRLMNSGTHIITASAKGYSKVSKRIYLPAHMEKAGRVNFVLKKVPVQPVGPDYHLFLSSSLDTYERFDPYNHFQSYGRSEPGEPREPREPREPREPGMGAEGQEKPWWWNYFTQAGVSAPTWLLRNF, encoded by the exons ATGGACACAACGGAATATAAGACGTCCTTAACCGTTTTTACCCTCTTCTGTGTCCTGTCGATATGCTGGTGTGCCCCTCAACGGTTCTGCCAGCCTGGAGACGACAATTCGG GAAGATGCAACAACCGTCCAGATGTAGAAAAAC CCGCAGTGTGTTCAGAGATTAACCTGGGTTACTGCAATGACCTGGACTACTCCAG gacCATCTTCCCTAACATCCTAGGTCAGCAGTCTCGTCACGAGGTGGAGTCTGGAGCTGagtacctcctcctctctgtgaTCCACGGTCTCCTCAACGGGGAGTGTTCCCCCGACATCCGTCTGCTGGGGTGCTCCGTACTCGCCCCGCGCTGCCAAGACCTACCCAGCCCCGCACCTGTCAAG TCATGCCGCAGTGCATGTGAGGCGGTGAGGAAGGGGTGTGGCCACGCGTTCGAGGGCATCGACATGGCGTGGCCTTACTTCCTAGACTGTGACCGATTCTTCGCCGGCGAACAGGAAGGCTGTCACGACCCGTTGGCCCCGTTAAGAG ccAGACAGGAAGTGGCTTTCTCCAACCTGTCTCCAGACGAACCCTCCACCATCATTCAGTTCACGTACCACTCCAACGCCCAAATGTACAGCGTTCTGAAGAGGACGGCTGCCAAGTGCTCTCACATCTCCCGCACCTACAG tatcggACGCAGCACAGAGGGGAAAGACCTCCTGGCCATAGAGTTCACAGACAACCCCGGAGGGCAtgaactgt TGGAACCGGAGATCAAGCTGGTTGGCAACATGCATGGCAACGAGGTCCTGGGTCGCCAGTTGCTGCTCTACCTGGCCCAGTACCTGTGTTCCGAGTATCTCCTTGGCAACCAGCGTATCCAGACGCTCGTAAACACCACGCGCATCCACATCCTGGCGTCCATGAACCCCGACGGTTACGAGCTGGCGGCCGCCGAGGTAGAGGATAGCAACGACccggaacaacaaccacaccacaaccaggAA gtaGCTTCAGAGACTTATGCAGTGATGAAGTGGATCAGGTCTGTGCCGTTTGTCCAGTCTGCGAGCCTCCATGGTGGAGAGCTGGTGATCTCTTATCCCTTTGACTTCTCTAGACACCTCCATGAAGAGAGGATGTTCTCCCCTACACCTGATgaacag GCATTTAAGCAGCTGGCCCGGACGTACGCAGACTCTCACGCCAGCATGGccgacaacaacacagagag GTGTGGAGCGTCCTTCATCCGGAGTGGAGGCATCATCAACGGAGCTCTGTGGTACAGCTTCCCAGGGG GCATGTCAGACTTTAACTACCTCCACACTAACTGTCTGGAGATTACAGTGGAGCTGGGCTGTGACAAGTTCCCTTCTGAAGAGGAGCTCTACCCAGAGTGGCTCAGGAACAAGGAGGCCCTGCTCAGTTTCATGGAGTCG GTCCACAGAGGTATTAAGGGAGTGGTGAAGGATGAAGAGGGCTATGGAATAAAGGGAGCGTCCATATCTGTCAGGGGAATTCGTAAAGATGTCACCACAG cggaGGAAGGTGATTACTGGAGGTTAATGAACTCAGGAACACACATCATAACAGCATCAGCTAAAGGTTACTCCAAAGTCAGCAAGAGAATTTACCTGCCTGCTCACATGGAAAAAGCTGGGCGGGTCAACTTCGTGCTCAAAAAG gtcccTGTTCAGCCAGTAGGACCAGACTACCACCTGTTTCTCAGCTCCTCCCTGGACACTTATGAGCGCTTCGACCCTTACAACCACTTCCAGAGCTACGGCCGCTCCGAGCCGGGAGAACCCAGGGAACCCAGGGAACCCAGGGAACCCAGGGAACCGGGGATGGGAGCAGAGGGACAGGAGAAGCCGTGGTGGTGGAACTACTTTACTCAGGCAGGAGTCTCTGCTCCCACCTGGCTGCTACGGAACTTCTAG
- the LOC118936849 gene encoding carboxypeptidase Z-like isoform X1: MDTTEYKTSLTVFTLFCVLSICWCAPQRFCQPGDDNSGRCNNRPDVEKPAVCSEINLGYCNDLDYSRTIFPNILGQQSRHEVESGAEYLLLSVIHGLLNGECSPDIRLLGCSVLAPRCQDLPSPAPVKSCRSACEAVRKGCGHAFEGIDMAWPYFLDCDRFFAGEQEGCHDPLAPLRARQEVAFSNLSPDEPSTIIQFTYHSNAQMYSVLKRTAAKCSHISRTYSIGRSTEGKDLLAIEFTDNPGGHELLEPEIKLVGNMHGNEVLGRQLLLYLAQYLCSEYLLGNQRIQTLVNTTRIHILASMNPDGYELAAAEVEDSNDPEQQPHHNQEGHELNGWTVGRTNAQNLDLNRNFPDLTSILYRNRRIKRFRTDHIPIPDSYWFGKVASETYAVMKWIRSVPFVQSASLHGGELVISYPFDFSRHLHEERMFSPTPDEQAFKQLARTYADSHASMADNNTERCGASFIRSGGIINGALWYSFPGGMSDFNYLHTNCLEITVELGCDKFPSEEELYPEWLRNKEALLSFMESVHRGIKGVVKDEEGYGIKGASISVRGIRKDVTTAEEGDYWRLMNSGTHIITASAKGYSKVSKRIYLPAHMEKAGRVNFVLKKVPVQPVGPDYHLFLSSSLDTYERFDPYNHFQSYGRSEPGEPREPREPREPREPGMGAEGQEKPWWWNYFTQAGVSAPTWLLRNF; this comes from the exons ATGGACACAACGGAATATAAGACGTCCTTAACCGTTTTTACCCTCTTCTGTGTCCTGTCGATATGCTGGTGTGCCCCTCAACGGTTCTGCCAGCCTGGAGACGACAATTCGG GAAGATGCAACAACCGTCCAGATGTAGAAAAAC CCGCAGTGTGTTCAGAGATTAACCTGGGTTACTGCAATGACCTGGACTACTCCAG gacCATCTTCCCTAACATCCTAGGTCAGCAGTCTCGTCACGAGGTGGAGTCTGGAGCTGagtacctcctcctctctgtgaTCCACGGTCTCCTCAACGGGGAGTGTTCCCCCGACATCCGTCTGCTGGGGTGCTCCGTACTCGCCCCGCGCTGCCAAGACCTACCCAGCCCCGCACCTGTCAAG TCATGCCGCAGTGCATGTGAGGCGGTGAGGAAGGGGTGTGGCCACGCGTTCGAGGGCATCGACATGGCGTGGCCTTACTTCCTAGACTGTGACCGATTCTTCGCCGGCGAACAGGAAGGCTGTCACGACCCGTTGGCCCCGTTAAGAG ccAGACAGGAAGTGGCTTTCTCCAACCTGTCTCCAGACGAACCCTCCACCATCATTCAGTTCACGTACCACTCCAACGCCCAAATGTACAGCGTTCTGAAGAGGACGGCTGCCAAGTGCTCTCACATCTCCCGCACCTACAG tatcggACGCAGCACAGAGGGGAAAGACCTCCTGGCCATAGAGTTCACAGACAACCCCGGAGGGCAtgaactgt TGGAACCGGAGATCAAGCTGGTTGGCAACATGCATGGCAACGAGGTCCTGGGTCGCCAGTTGCTGCTCTACCTGGCCCAGTACCTGTGTTCCGAGTATCTCCTTGGCAACCAGCGTATCCAGACGCTCGTAAACACCACGCGCATCCACATCCTGGCGTCCATGAACCCCGACGGTTACGAGCTGGCGGCCGCCGAGGTAGAGGATAGCAACGACccggaacaacaaccacaccacaaccaggAA ggtcACGAGCTCAACGGTTGGACGGTGGGTCGCACCAACGCTCAGAACCTAGACTTGAACCGAAACTTTCCTGACCTTACGTCTATCCTCTACCGGAATCGCAGGATCAAACGGTTCCGCACAGACCACATCCCCATCCCAGACTCTTACTGGTTTGGTAAG gtaGCTTCAGAGACTTATGCAGTGATGAAGTGGATCAGGTCTGTGCCGTTTGTCCAGTCTGCGAGCCTCCATGGTGGAGAGCTGGTGATCTCTTATCCCTTTGACTTCTCTAGACACCTCCATGAAGAGAGGATGTTCTCCCCTACACCTGATgaacag GCATTTAAGCAGCTGGCCCGGACGTACGCAGACTCTCACGCCAGCATGGccgacaacaacacagagag GTGTGGAGCGTCCTTCATCCGGAGTGGAGGCATCATCAACGGAGCTCTGTGGTACAGCTTCCCAGGGG GCATGTCAGACTTTAACTACCTCCACACTAACTGTCTGGAGATTACAGTGGAGCTGGGCTGTGACAAGTTCCCTTCTGAAGAGGAGCTCTACCCAGAGTGGCTCAGGAACAAGGAGGCCCTGCTCAGTTTCATGGAGTCG GTCCACAGAGGTATTAAGGGAGTGGTGAAGGATGAAGAGGGCTATGGAATAAAGGGAGCGTCCATATCTGTCAGGGGAATTCGTAAAGATGTCACCACAG cggaGGAAGGTGATTACTGGAGGTTAATGAACTCAGGAACACACATCATAACAGCATCAGCTAAAGGTTACTCCAAAGTCAGCAAGAGAATTTACCTGCCTGCTCACATGGAAAAAGCTGGGCGGGTCAACTTCGTGCTCAAAAAG gtcccTGTTCAGCCAGTAGGACCAGACTACCACCTGTTTCTCAGCTCCTCCCTGGACACTTATGAGCGCTTCGACCCTTACAACCACTTCCAGAGCTACGGCCGCTCCGAGCCGGGAGAACCCAGGGAACCCAGGGAACCCAGGGAACCCAGGGAACCGGGGATGGGAGCAGAGGGACAGGAGAAGCCGTGGTGGTGGAACTACTTTACTCAGGCAGGAGTCTCTGCTCCCACCTGGCTGCTACGGAACTTCTAG
- the LOC118936849 gene encoding carboxypeptidase Z-like isoform X2, which translates to MDTTEYKTSLTVFTLFCVLSICWCAPQRFCQPGDDNSAAVCSEINLGYCNDLDYSRTIFPNILGQQSRHEVESGAEYLLLSVIHGLLNGECSPDIRLLGCSVLAPRCQDLPSPAPVKSCRSACEAVRKGCGHAFEGIDMAWPYFLDCDRFFAGEQEGCHDPLAPLRARQEVAFSNLSPDEPSTIIQFTYHSNAQMYSVLKRTAAKCSHISRTYSIGRSTEGKDLLAIEFTDNPGGHELLEPEIKLVGNMHGNEVLGRQLLLYLAQYLCSEYLLGNQRIQTLVNTTRIHILASMNPDGYELAAAEVEDSNDPEQQPHHNQEGHELNGWTVGRTNAQNLDLNRNFPDLTSILYRNRRIKRFRTDHIPIPDSYWFGKVASETYAVMKWIRSVPFVQSASLHGGELVISYPFDFSRHLHEERMFSPTPDEQAFKQLARTYADSHASMADNNTERCGASFIRSGGIINGALWYSFPGGMSDFNYLHTNCLEITVELGCDKFPSEEELYPEWLRNKEALLSFMESVHRGIKGVVKDEEGYGIKGASISVRGIRKDVTTAEEGDYWRLMNSGTHIITASAKGYSKVSKRIYLPAHMEKAGRVNFVLKKVPVQPVGPDYHLFLSSSLDTYERFDPYNHFQSYGRSEPGEPREPREPREPREPGMGAEGQEKPWWWNYFTQAGVSAPTWLLRNF; encoded by the exons ATGGACACAACGGAATATAAGACGTCCTTAACCGTTTTTACCCTCTTCTGTGTCCTGTCGATATGCTGGTGTGCCCCTCAACGGTTCTGCCAGCCTGGAGACGACAATTCGG CCGCAGTGTGTTCAGAGATTAACCTGGGTTACTGCAATGACCTGGACTACTCCAG gacCATCTTCCCTAACATCCTAGGTCAGCAGTCTCGTCACGAGGTGGAGTCTGGAGCTGagtacctcctcctctctgtgaTCCACGGTCTCCTCAACGGGGAGTGTTCCCCCGACATCCGTCTGCTGGGGTGCTCCGTACTCGCCCCGCGCTGCCAAGACCTACCCAGCCCCGCACCTGTCAAG TCATGCCGCAGTGCATGTGAGGCGGTGAGGAAGGGGTGTGGCCACGCGTTCGAGGGCATCGACATGGCGTGGCCTTACTTCCTAGACTGTGACCGATTCTTCGCCGGCGAACAGGAAGGCTGTCACGACCCGTTGGCCCCGTTAAGAG ccAGACAGGAAGTGGCTTTCTCCAACCTGTCTCCAGACGAACCCTCCACCATCATTCAGTTCACGTACCACTCCAACGCCCAAATGTACAGCGTTCTGAAGAGGACGGCTGCCAAGTGCTCTCACATCTCCCGCACCTACAG tatcggACGCAGCACAGAGGGGAAAGACCTCCTGGCCATAGAGTTCACAGACAACCCCGGAGGGCAtgaactgt TGGAACCGGAGATCAAGCTGGTTGGCAACATGCATGGCAACGAGGTCCTGGGTCGCCAGTTGCTGCTCTACCTGGCCCAGTACCTGTGTTCCGAGTATCTCCTTGGCAACCAGCGTATCCAGACGCTCGTAAACACCACGCGCATCCACATCCTGGCGTCCATGAACCCCGACGGTTACGAGCTGGCGGCCGCCGAGGTAGAGGATAGCAACGACccggaacaacaaccacaccacaaccaggAA ggtcACGAGCTCAACGGTTGGACGGTGGGTCGCACCAACGCTCAGAACCTAGACTTGAACCGAAACTTTCCTGACCTTACGTCTATCCTCTACCGGAATCGCAGGATCAAACGGTTCCGCACAGACCACATCCCCATCCCAGACTCTTACTGGTTTGGTAAG gtaGCTTCAGAGACTTATGCAGTGATGAAGTGGATCAGGTCTGTGCCGTTTGTCCAGTCTGCGAGCCTCCATGGTGGAGAGCTGGTGATCTCTTATCCCTTTGACTTCTCTAGACACCTCCATGAAGAGAGGATGTTCTCCCCTACACCTGATgaacag GCATTTAAGCAGCTGGCCCGGACGTACGCAGACTCTCACGCCAGCATGGccgacaacaacacagagag GTGTGGAGCGTCCTTCATCCGGAGTGGAGGCATCATCAACGGAGCTCTGTGGTACAGCTTCCCAGGGG GCATGTCAGACTTTAACTACCTCCACACTAACTGTCTGGAGATTACAGTGGAGCTGGGCTGTGACAAGTTCCCTTCTGAAGAGGAGCTCTACCCAGAGTGGCTCAGGAACAAGGAGGCCCTGCTCAGTTTCATGGAGTCG GTCCACAGAGGTATTAAGGGAGTGGTGAAGGATGAAGAGGGCTATGGAATAAAGGGAGCGTCCATATCTGTCAGGGGAATTCGTAAAGATGTCACCACAG cggaGGAAGGTGATTACTGGAGGTTAATGAACTCAGGAACACACATCATAACAGCATCAGCTAAAGGTTACTCCAAAGTCAGCAAGAGAATTTACCTGCCTGCTCACATGGAAAAAGCTGGGCGGGTCAACTTCGTGCTCAAAAAG gtcccTGTTCAGCCAGTAGGACCAGACTACCACCTGTTTCTCAGCTCCTCCCTGGACACTTATGAGCGCTTCGACCCTTACAACCACTTCCAGAGCTACGGCCGCTCCGAGCCGGGAGAACCCAGGGAACCCAGGGAACCCAGGGAACCCAGGGAACCGGGGATGGGAGCAGAGGGACAGGAGAAGCCGTGGTGGTGGAACTACTTTACTCAGGCAGGAGTCTCTGCTCCCACCTGGCTGCTACGGAACTTCTAG